One genomic segment of Aquamicrobium lusatiense includes these proteins:
- the rpsI gene encoding 30S ribosomal protein S9, with the protein MAEQLSSLAELGSVAQASQPAAPVHVQKLDKSGRAYATGKRKDAIARVWVKPGSGKITINGKEYDKYFARPVLQMILNQPLVAAGRVDQYDIVATVAGGGLSGQAGAVRHGISKALTYYEPTLRGVLKKGGFLTRDSRVVERKKYGRAKARRSFQFSKR; encoded by the coding sequence ATGGCTGAGCAGCTTTCCTCGCTCGCAGAACTCGGCTCCGTCGCCCAGGCTTCGCAGCCGGCCGCGCCGGTCCATGTCCAGAAGCTCGACAAGTCGGGCCGCGCCTATGCCACCGGCAAGCGCAAGGACGCCATCGCCCGCGTCTGGGTCAAGCCCGGCTCCGGCAAGATCACCATCAACGGCAAGGAGTACGACAAGTACTTCGCTCGTCCGGTCCTGCAGATGATCCTGAACCAGCCGCTCGTCGCCGCTGGCCGCGTCGACCAGTACGACATCGTCGCCACCGTCGCCGGTGGTGGTCTGTCGGGTCAGGCCGGCGCCGTGCGTCACGGCATTTCCAAGGCTCTCACCTATTACGAGCCGACACTGCGCGGCGTGCTGAAGAAGGGTGGTTTCCTCACCCGCGACAGCCGCGTGGTGGAACGCAAGAAGTACGGCCGCGCCAAGGCTCGCCGCTCCTTCCAGTTCTCGAAGCGCTGA
- the rplM gene encoding 50S ribosomal protein L13, with amino-acid sequence MTTFSQKPADVVKKWVLIDAEGLVVGRLASLVANRLRGKHKPTFTPHVDDGDNVIIINADKVVLTGKKYTDKKYYWHTGHPGGIKERTARQIIEGRFPERVLEKAVERMIPRGPLGRRQMKNLRVYAGTDHPHTAQQPETLDVGALNAKNKRAS; translated from the coding sequence ATGACAACCTTTTCGCAGAAGCCTGCGGACGTGGTGAAGAAGTGGGTGCTGATCGACGCCGAAGGTCTCGTCGTCGGCCGTCTCGCATCTCTCGTCGCCAACCGTCTGCGCGGCAAGCACAAGCCCACCTTCACCCCCCATGTCGACGACGGTGACAATGTCATCATCATCAACGCCGACAAGGTGGTGCTCACGGGCAAGAAGTACACCGACAAGAAGTACTACTGGCACACCGGCCATCCCGGCGGCATCAAGGAGCGCACCGCGCGCCAGATCATCGAAGGCCGCTTCCCGGAGCGCGTTCTCGAGAAGGCCGTTGAGCGCATGATTCCGCGCGGCCCGCTCGGCCGCCGCCAGATGAAGAACCTGCGCGTCTATGCAGGCACCGATCATCCTCACACCGCCCAGCAGCCCGAAACGCTCGACGTCGGCGCGCTGAACGCCAAGAACAAGAGGGCCTCGTAA
- a CDS encoding cupin domain-containing protein, which produces MSEQKFLTLDISGIEPEAGAPAPERIISGAPVFRTWNAEERDGGLYAGVWESTPGKWRIEYDEWEYCRILSGVSVITGEGGEARTVRAGDSFILRPGFRGSWEVLETTRKEYVIRL; this is translated from the coding sequence ATGTCGGAACAGAAATTCCTCACGCTCGACATTTCCGGCATCGAGCCGGAAGCCGGTGCGCCCGCGCCGGAACGCATCATATCGGGGGCACCCGTGTTCCGCACCTGGAACGCCGAGGAGCGTGACGGAGGCCTTTACGCGGGTGTCTGGGAATCGACGCCCGGCAAGTGGCGCATCGAATATGACGAATGGGAGTATTGCCGTATCCTGTCCGGCGTTTCGGTGATCACCGGGGAGGGTGGTGAAGCCAGAACCGTACGGGCCGGCGATTCCTTTATCCTCAGGCCGGGCTTCAGGGGAAGCTGGGAAGTCCTTGAAACGACTCGCAAGGAATATGTGATCCGCCTCTGA
- a CDS encoding PaaI family thioesterase — MPAQTTHNPGLTVDQVNELMGSIYPQLNEGGRDYEAIEVFSGGCTVRLNADERHLRPGGTVSGPTLFTLADIGGYVLVLTHAGADALSVTTNLNINFTRKAEAGPVDAHCRILKLGKSLMVFDADIVAGPDRLTVAHATGTYSIPPAGKKSV, encoded by the coding sequence ATGCCAGCACAGACGACGCATAACCCCGGCCTGACAGTCGATCAGGTCAACGAACTGATGGGATCCATCTATCCCCAACTCAACGAAGGCGGACGCGATTATGAAGCCATAGAGGTGTTTTCCGGCGGATGCACGGTGCGCCTTAATGCTGACGAACGCCATCTGCGCCCCGGCGGCACGGTATCCGGCCCCACGCTTTTCACCCTCGCCGATATTGGCGGCTATGTTCTGGTGCTGACCCATGCGGGCGCCGATGCGCTCTCAGTAACGACCAACCTGAACATCAATTTCACGCGCAAGGCCGAGGCAGGCCCCGTCGATGCGCACTGCCGGATTCTGAAGCTTGGCAAGAGCCTCATGGTGTTCGATGCCGACATCGTGGCCGGACCCGACAGGCTGACGGTCGCGCATGCGACGGGCACCTATTCCATTCCCCCTGCCGGGAAGAAATCCGTCTGA
- a CDS encoding O-acetylhomoserine aminocarboxypropyltransferase: protein MSQNAPGFNTLAVHAGAKPDPTTGARAVPIYQTTSYVFNDADHAASLFGLQAFGNIYTRIMNPTQGALEERVAALEGGTAALAVASGHAAQLLVAHTLLKTGENFIAARRLYGGTINQFGHAFKNFGWEVRWGDPKDLSTFESQIDEKTKFIFVESLANPNGEFVDIAAIADIAHRHGLPLVVDNTLASPYLVRPIEHGADIVVHSLTKFIGGHGNSIGGIIVDGGTFDWSKSGKYPMLSEPRPEYGGIVLHQTFGNFAFAIATRVLGLRDFGPAISPFNAFMILTGLETLPLRMQRHCDNALAVAEWLSKHPKVSWVSYPGLASDPNNALQKKYSPQGAGAVFTFGLKGGYDAGVKFVEGLEMFSHLANVGDTKSLVIHPASTTHRQLSDEQKTLAGAGPDTVRLSVGIEDVKDIIADLEQALAKA, encoded by the coding sequence ATGTCGCAGAATGCCCCCGGCTTCAACACGCTCGCCGTTCACGCCGGTGCAAAGCCCGATCCGACCACAGGAGCCCGCGCGGTTCCGATTTACCAGACCACATCCTACGTCTTCAACGATGCCGACCATGCGGCCTCGCTGTTCGGCTTGCAGGCATTCGGAAACATCTACACCCGCATCATGAACCCGACGCAGGGCGCGCTTGAAGAGCGGGTGGCGGCACTTGAGGGTGGCACGGCAGCACTTGCCGTCGCGTCCGGTCACGCTGCGCAGCTTCTCGTTGCGCATACGCTGCTGAAGACTGGCGAAAACTTCATTGCGGCACGCCGCCTCTATGGCGGCACGATCAACCAGTTCGGCCATGCCTTCAAGAATTTCGGCTGGGAAGTGCGCTGGGGCGATCCCAAGGATCTGTCGACCTTCGAGTCGCAAATCGATGAGAAGACCAAGTTCATTTTCGTTGAGAGCCTTGCCAACCCGAATGGCGAGTTCGTCGATATCGCGGCCATTGCCGACATCGCCCACAGGCACGGCCTGCCGCTGGTGGTCGACAACACGCTGGCCTCGCCCTATCTGGTGCGCCCGATCGAGCATGGCGCTGACATCGTCGTTCACTCGCTGACCAAGTTCATCGGCGGTCACGGCAATTCCATCGGCGGCATCATTGTCGATGGCGGCACCTTCGACTGGTCGAAGTCCGGCAAGTATCCGATGCTGTCGGAGCCGCGCCCGGAATATGGCGGCATCGTGCTGCACCAGACGTTTGGCAACTTCGCTTTCGCCATCGCCACGCGCGTGCTTGGCCTGCGCGACTTCGGCCCGGCCATTTCGCCCTTCAACGCCTTCATGATCCTCACCGGCCTTGAAACCCTGCCGCTGCGCATGCAGCGCCATTGCGACAATGCGCTGGCGGTGGCCGAATGGCTGTCGAAGCATCCCAAGGTATCGTGGGTTTCCTATCCGGGCCTCGCCTCCGATCCGAACAATGCGCTGCAGAAGAAGTATTCGCCGCAGGGCGCGGGCGCCGTGTTCACCTTCGGCCTGAAGGGCGGCTACGATGCCGGCGTGAAGTTCGTCGAGGGACTGGAGATGTTCTCGCACCTCGCCAATGTCGGCGACACCAAGTCTCTTGTGATCCACCCGGCTTCGACCACCCACCGCCAGCTTTCCGACGAGCAGAAGACGCTTGCCGGCGCCGGCCCCGATACGGTTCGCCTGTCGGTCGGCATCGAGGATGTGAAGGACATCATCGCCGATCTGGAACAGGCTCTGGCCAAGGCCTGA